The DNA sequence ACCTGCCCCTGGAGCGCTAAAAAGTCAATGTGGTCATGACATAGCCCCAGGTGGAGACAGCGCTGCCGTGCGTGGAACGAACCAAGGCGGCGGGAAAGAATGCGCAGCAGCCGGCCTCCAGAGTCAGGGTTTTGCTGTAGGTCCAGTTCAGTGTGACATCCAGCTCTTCGCCGATTGATTTAGCGGCTGAGGAGGGGAGTGGGACATCGGTTCTGAAAGCGTGGGCTTGCGCTGCGAGTTGCAGGCGGTCGCTGCAAAGGGTTGTGAGGCTGACGGCGTAATCTTCCAGTCCTTGGTCGGCGAACAACCGGTCAGGATAATAATCCATCAAGCCGTAAAACCCATGTTTGGAGCCGAATAAAAGATCAAAGGAACGCGCGGTCCTGTCGCCGGGATCGCTGTCGCCGGAGATGCGGCAGGCGGACAGCGAAAGTGCAGTAGCGCTTTTCGCTGCAAGCACGAGTCTTACGTCTGCGCTTAGGAATGCGCTGCGGATATCTGCAAGCGGCAGCCCTTCCTGTACCTGCCGAGCGCCGGCCTGCCGATAGCCCTCCAGCGCCCACTGCAGACCTCCTTTGCCGCTGTGCACATGCAGACCGACGGTATAACGGCGCAGCAGGTCTTTGCCCTGATCGATGCCGCTGGTGATCCTTTTAGTGAGGTAATCATGGAGCAGATAACCATCGCAGACCAAGGAGCCGTTGGGTCGCAGGGTGGAAAAAATACCCACCAGGTTGTCGGCATTTGCGCT is a window from the bacterium genome containing:
- a CDS encoding alginate export family protein encodes the protein MIRIKKIQVSLWLAFALSDAAWPQSPIYSFSGQIRYRSEVEDRSFLPRSKPNHYHLLRSRFGLQVRPEPGIQVFLQMQDSRPFGGENTSLARGTMDASADALDFHQAYFMLDRLFSTPLQLKIGRQELRYGNERLIGVNNWSNTGRVFDACVLSYKNRVASLDVFYSRLSGGQNSANADNLVGIFSTLRPNGSLVCDGYLLHDYLTKRITSGIDQGKDLLRRYTVGLHVHSGKGGLQWALEGYRQAGARQVQEGLPLADIRSAFLSADVRLVLAAKSATALSLSACRISGDSDPGDRTARSFDLLFGSKHGFYGLMDYYPDRLFADQGLEDYAVSLTTLCSDRLQLAAQAHAFRTDVPLPSSAAKSIGEELDVTLNWTYSKTLTLEAGCCAFFPAALVRSTHGSAVSTWGYVMTTLTF